CTTGCAACAAGGAAGAATATCCTTGTTAAGTACAAGCATAGATCTGAAGATTCCTATCTGATGAATCCATGAGGAGGTAAGAGACAACTTGGTGAACGGTTACAGAAGAAATAGACTTGGTCGTAGTTGTTTATTTCACTTATTGTAATGTTTTGATCGTGGTTGGCTTTATTATATACTCTGCTATATATAGTCCCCActaactatttctctcaacatgtaaGCATATGCCATATCATCGCACAGCATGAATGAGAAAAGACTCACTTCCACTGTCATatgtctctcaacatgcaagcatgtcacttcatcatgaaacatgcatgaaaaaaCTCATCACATCATGCAAACACACATGAGAATTTTCATTCTATTATGATTTAATAAACATTTTACAACTATATAGTAATCAAACATAATAAATTATATGTATTTTCAATTTTAgtttttatattattattattattattattattattattattattattattattatttcaaatattcatgtttcataccATGAATCACATTGAAATATGTCCCAAACTACTGCCGCAACAACATGTGAGGTATCATCTACCTAATAAAAGTGACTATGCACACTATAATGACGCAATTGCCAAGGGTAAAGAAAATAGGTCCTGACGTATCCCATTAAATGTGTATAAGAAACTATCATGAAGTCGAGCACCCAGGAACGTTGCTAGTTTATGGCAGCAACAAATCGCCAAAAGTAAAAAAAGAATAACGTGATTGGGTAGTGATTTGTGTGTTTACTCCAACGCCCATGAAAGTTCCCTGCGGAGCGCAGCCTCCTCCTCCGGGGTGTAGTCATTGACGATGCCGAAGTGTGCGCGCATGCCCTCGACCGTCTTGCCCCTCATCTGGTCGGCCACCGTCTTGCACGCCAGGTCCAGGAGCCCCTGTACGTCGAGGTCTTTggcggcaaggaggaggaggaagagcgtgTCCTGGTCGATGCCGCTGACGAAGTCGGTGTCGAACCGCTCCAAGTCGGGGTCGCCCGACGAGAAGGGATTGGCGTACGCGgctgcgtcggcgtcggcgtcggcgtaaTGGC
This DNA window, taken from Triticum aestivum cultivar Chinese Spring chromosome 1D, IWGSC CS RefSeq v2.1, whole genome shotgun sequence, encodes the following:
- the LOC123168476 gene encoding SKP1-like protein 4: MATSSGNTVTLRSSDGEEFVVQADTIAAASALIKHMLEEDRAGGVIPLPQVTGRILARVVDYCNRHYADADADAAAYANPFSSGDPDLERFDTDFVSGIDQDTLFLLLLAAKDLDVQGLLDLACKTVADQMRGKTVEGMRAHFGIVNDYTPEEEAALRRELSWALE